In one window of Erythrolamprus reginae isolate rEryReg1 chromosome 1, rEryReg1.hap1, whole genome shotgun sequence DNA:
- the KLHL23 gene encoding kelch-like protein 23 translates to MALIEQGEYTYNYKDLSHPIEFLDAFRTFYLEGLFTDITLQCAPGMLFHCHKAVLAACSNYFKAMFTSDMKEKSKDQIHLSFFSPTILESLVMYTYTSEIQITKQNVQSLLQAADHLQFASVKKACEQFLIRHLDVDNCLGMHSFAEFHVCSELEKESRRIILSRFEEVWRREEFLEISNKKLQFILSRKKLDIWKEEAMVEPIAKWIAYEVDSRIEYIYDLLRCLEIDFDEMYLKSALSLYKTCHLKENKIKSLIRSVLSPKPRAVAKRSTTIMYVIGGYYWHPLSEVHIWDSVNNVWVQGTDMPDHTRESYAVTSLGPNVYVTGGYRTDNIEALDLMWIYNFETDEWTEGHPMLNAKYYHCAVTLSGCIYTMGGYRKGAPAEEAEFYDPLRKKWFPIANMIKGVGNATACVLNEVIYVTGGHYGYRGSCTYDKIQTYNSDINEWSIITTSSYPEYGLCSIALKNKLYLVGGQTTITDCYDPEQNVWTQKADMIERRMEGSAIVMNGYIYVTGGYSSSRGSYLQNIEKYDPESNKWEIVGNLPSAMRSHGSVSVYTLYDEENVTSVTGTTT, encoded by the exons ATGGCACTGATTGAGCAGGGGGAATATACCTATAATTACAAAGACTTATCTCATCCTATAGAGTTTTTGGATGCATTCAGGACGTTCTATCTTGAAGGGTTATTCACTGATATTACCCTTCAGTGTGCACCAGGTATGCTGTTCCATTGCCATAAAGCTGTACTAGCTGCTTGTAGCAACTATTTCAAAGCCATGTTTACCTCTGACATGAAAGAAAAGTCAAAGGACCagattcatctttctttcttcagtCCTACAATACTAGAATCCCTGGTGATGTACACATACACATCAGAGATCCAGATAACAAAACAAAATGTTCAAAGCCTCCTTCAAGCTGCTGATCATCTTCAGTTTGCTTCTGTCAAAAAAGCCTGTGAGCAGTTTCTCATCAGACATTTAGATGTTGACAATTGTTTAGGGATGCACTCCTTTGCAGAATTCCATGTCTGTTCAGAGCTGGAGAAGGAATCCAGAAGGATAATATTGTCCAGATTTGAAGAAGTGTGGAGACGAGAAGAATTTCTGGAGATTAGCAACAAGAAACTCCAGTTCATTCTCTCCAGAAAGAAACTTGATATATGGAAAGAAGAAGCAATGGTAGAGCCCATTGCCAAGTGGATTGCCTATGAGGTGGACAGCAGGATCGAATATATCTATGATCTGCTGAGGTGCCTTGAAATTGATTTTGATGAAATGTACTTGAAATCAGCCCTCAGCTTGTACAAGACATGCCatttaaaggaaaataaaataaaatctctaaTACGCAGTGTACTGAGCCCCAAGCCAAGAGCAGTTGCAAAAAGATCTACCACTATTATGTATGTGATTGGGGGCTATTACTGGCACCCTTTGTCTGAAGTGCATATATGGGATTCAGTAAATAATGTTTGGGTCCAGGGAACAGATATGCCAGATCACACACGAGAAAGTTATGCAGTCACAAGCCTGGGACCCAATGTTTACGTGACTGGAGGTTACAGAACAGACAATATAGAAGCCCTTGATTTAATGTGGATATACAATTTTGAAACTGATGAATGGACTGAAGGTCACCCCATGCTTAATGCAAAATATTACCACTGTGCAGTTACCTTAAGTGGCTGTATCTATACTATGGGAGGTTATCGAAAAGGGGCTCCGGCCGAAGAAGCGGAATTCTATGATCCTTTAAGAAAGAAATGGTTCCCCATTGCCAACATGATTAAAG GTGTTGGAAATGCCACTGCCTGCGTCCTGAATGAAGTCATCTATGTCACTGGAGGCCATTATGGTTATCGGGGAAGTTGCACTTATGATAAAATTCAAACATATAATTCAGATATTAATGAATGGAGTATAATCACCACAAGTTCATACCCAG AGTATGGATTATGTTCCATTGCGTTGAAAAACAAGCTGTATCTTGTGGGTGGCCAGACGACAATCACAGATTGTTACGATCCTGAGCAAAATGTGTGGACTCAAAAGGCTGATATgatagaaagaaggatggaaggcagcgCAATCGTCATGAATGGATATATCTACGTGACAGGAGGCTATTCCTCTTCCAGAGGGTCATACCTGCAGAACATTGAGAAATATGATCCTGAAAGTAATAAATGGGAAATTGTGGGGAATCTTCCTAGTGCTATGCGTTCCCATGGTTCTGTATCTGTATACACTCTATACGATGAGGAAAATGTCACTTCTGTGACTGGAACTACAACATAA